In Pecten maximus chromosome 10, xPecMax1.1, whole genome shotgun sequence, one genomic interval encodes:
- the LOC117336808 gene encoding sulfotransferase 1A1-like, with protein MYIYCAQLVATLVECNIDDSLIALSYGNVPLIVLLGTNWTYEIISMLLQGHSSYLKDLKTIGMLETIDLNTLANMASPRVLNTHIPFRHLSKQHLTKGCKIVHVLRNPKDTLVSWYNHCKLDSRLRHPSTAEEGEFPGTWENFLKDQMENKHNMYDGFIKYEKDWEVAKRTKAVTNVHTMFYEDLQKDPVAEIKRLAGYLEVPVDEELVTDIADKCSFKNLKNAAISIKTGNIPVTEGGIAFLFRKGMVGDWKNWFTVAQNEHFDEFLNRELKGSSLKFKYEI; from the exons atgtatatctaTTGCGCCCAGTTAGTTGCAACACTCGTAGAGTGTAATATTGATGACTCGTTGATAGCCTTATCATACGGCAATGTTCCACTCATTGTGTTACTAGGTACAAACTGGACCTATGAGATCATTTCTATGCTGCTTCAAGGTCATTCTTCATACCTCAAGGATCTTAAAACTATCGGAATGCTGGAAACCATAGACCTAAATACCTTGGCAAATATGGCGTCACCACGAGTACTTAATACTCACATCCCATTCCGACATCTGTCCAAGCAACACTTAACCAAGGGATGCAAGATAGTCCACGTCCTCAGGAATCCAAAAGACACACTGGTATCGTGGTATAACCACTGTAAATTAGACTCCCGTCTTCGTCACCCAAGTACAGCTGAGGAAGGAGAGTTTCCGGGGACATGGGAAAACTTCCTAAAGGACCAGATGGAAAACAAACACA atatgtaCGATGGATTCATCAAATACGAGAAGGATTGGGAGGTCGCCAAACGTACCAAAGCTGTAACTAACGTACACACCATGTTCTATGAGGATCTTCAGAAG GATCCAGTGGCTGAGATCAAACGTCTAGCTGGTTATTTAGAAGTGCCTGTCGACGAGGAACTTGTGACGGATATCGCAGATAAGTGTTCGttcaaaaacttaaaaaacGCAGCAATATCGATAAAAACTGGGAATATCCCGGTTACGGAAGGAGGAATCGCGTTCTTATTTAGGAAAG GTATGGTCGGTGACTGGAAAAACTGGTTCACAGTTGCTCAAAACGAACACTTTGACGAATTTCTGAACAGAGAGCTAAAGGGATCGTCACtcaaatttaaatatgaaatatga